The genomic segment GCCCCACACCAGATCGAGCGCGAGCGCGGCGATCGCGTAGCACATGAACTTGCCGGTGATCGTCGTTGCGTACGCGGACAGATGGAACGCGCTGGTTTCCGGCAGGACCAGGGTGGCGAACGGCACGCCGAGACCGAACACGATGATCAGCGCGATCAGCGCGAGCCACGCGCGCCGCGACAGCAAGGCGGGACGCGGCGGCAGACCGAGCGCGAAGCCCGCGCCCGCGTCGCGTGCGTTGGTGCCCGCGTTGCCCGTCGCGCCGACGTGAGCCGAAGAAGTTGCAGATGTCATCTCATGCCTCCGCGCTACGGCCCTTGAGGGCGAACATGCCCTGCGGACGCTTCTGGATGAACAGCACGATCAGCACCAGCACCGCGATTTTCGCGAGCACGGCGCCCCAGAACGGTTCGATGGCCTTGCTGACAAGTCCAAGCCCGAAGCCGCCGATCACCGTCCCGGCCAGTTGACCGACACCGCCGAGCACCACCGCCATGAACGAATCGATGATGTAGCTCTGGCCGAGGTCCGGTCCGACGTTACCGATCTGCGACAGTGCGCAGCCGCCCAACCCGGCGATGCCCGCACCGAACGCGAACGCATACGAATCGACCCGCGCGGTTTTCACGCCGACGCAGGCCGCCATCCGGCGGTTCTGCGTGACGGCGCGCACGAACAGGCCGAGCCGCGTCTTCGTCAGCACGGCCCATGCGATGCCGACCACGATCAGCGAAAACGCGAGAATCGCGAGGCGGTTGTACGGCAGGATCAGATTCGGCAAGACGGTGACGCCGCCGCTCATCCACGACGGGTTGATCACCTGTACGTTCTGCGCGCCGAACAGCATCCGCGTCGCTTGAATCAGGATCAGGCTGACGCCGAAGGTGGTCAGCAGCGTTTCGAGCGGACGCCCGTACAGATGCTTCAACACCAGCCGTTCGAGCACGATGCCGACCAGCCCCGCCGCCGCGAACGAAGCCGGCACCGCGAGCAGCGGATACCAGTCGAACGCGCCGGGCGCGAAGCGCTGAAACAGGTTCTGCACGACGTAGGTGGCGTACGCGCCGATCATCAGGAATTCGCCGTGCGCCATGTTGATCACGCCGATCAGCCCGTACGTGATCGCAAGGCCGAGCGCCGCGAGCAGCAGCACGCTGCCGAGCGACAGGCCCGCGAACAGCGTGCCGGCAATCTGGCTGCGTCGCTGGATCGCGTCGAGTTCGTCGATACCGCTTTGCGCGGCGGCGCGCACACGGTCGTCCGCTTCGTTGAAGGTGCCGTCCGGTTTCTTCGCGACCAGCGGCCGCAACAGTTCGTTCATGTCCAGATCGTGCCGCGCGGACACCAGTTGCACGGCTTCGAGACGCTTCGCCGGATCGGCGTCGTGCAACGCGGTCATCGCCCACAGCGTGTCCAGACGCTTCTTCAGCGCCGGATCGGTTTCCTTTGCACGGGCCGCGTCGACCAGCGGCTTGATCGACGGATCGGGGTTTTGCAGCAGCGACGCGATCGCGGCGGCGCGTGTCGCGGCGTCCGGCGAGTCGAGTTGCAGACCCGACAATGCGCCCGAGACTTTCGAGCGCAGCAGGTTGTTCAGCGTGACCGGCTGCGCGTCGCCCGCGGCGACGGTCTTGCCGGTGACGGCGTCTTTCGCGGTGTCGCCGTCCTGCAGCAGCACGGCGCCGGAATCGGTTGCGAGCGCGCTGTCTTCGGACAACGCCTTCAGCACCGCCAGCGATTCCTTGTCGTGATTGGCGATCAGCTTGTCGATTGCCGCGGATTTCGCGTCGAAGTCGTCGCTGGCGAGCGGCGCGACATCGGCGGGCGTCAGCGCAAAGGCGGCGAGCGGCGAGCCCGCGAGCAGCACGATCGCCGCGCTGCCGATACTGCGGCGCGCGAACCGGCGAACGGTTCGTCGTGCGGAGGTGAGGATTGAAAACGCCATGGTGGCCTTTGAAGATGAACCGGCTTTGGCGGCGCGGCTCGAGACTTGCAGCGAGCCTCACATCGAAACTCGCAACATGCTCAAGCCGCTGCCGCGCCGTGGGTTGCTGATTGCGCCTGACTGCGCCAAACCCCATTCACGGTATTGCCGACGACGCGCGCTTTGCGTTCGTCGTTCGCATCGTCGTTCGCATCGTCGTTATTTCGTAGCGGCTCGCTGCACGGCGAGGCAAGCGGCAAAGAGCCCTGCCTATGCAGCGAGCCGCCGCCGCGCGTCGTGCGGTCAGACGATGCGCGAACGCGTGCGCTTCAGGAACGACGGGATCGAGCTGACCACGTCCGGCTTGCTCGAATTGCCGGCGATGAACGGGCTCCACGGCTGCGCGCGCACGGCGGTCTTGGTCCGCCATACGACGTTGAACTGACCGTCGGCACGCACTTCGCCGATCATCACCGGCTTGTGCAGATGGTGGTTGCCGTCCATCGTCAGCGTGAAGCCCGACGGTGCCGCGAAGGTCTGGCCGATCATCGCGACGCGCACCTTGTCCACATCCGCGCTCTTCGCTTTTTCAACGGCCTGCTTCCACATGTGGATGCCGACGAAGGTCGCTTCCATCGGGTCGTTGGTCACGCGCTTGTCGCCGCCCGGCAGGTTGTTGTCCTTCACCCACTTCGCGAACATCGCCTTGAACTTGGTGTTCTCAGGATTGCGCACCGACATGAAGTAGTTCCATGCGGCGAGGTTGCCGACCAGCGGCTTCGTATCGATACCGCGCAGTTCTTCTTCGCCGACCGAGAACGCGACGACCGGCACGTCGGACGCCTTCAGCCCCTGGTTGCCCAGTTCCTTGTAGAACGGCACGTTCGAGTCGCCGTTCACCGTCGAGATCACCGCGGTCTTGCCGCCTTGCGAGAAGGTCTTGATGTTGGCGACGATGGTCTGATAGTCGCTATGGCCGAACGGCGTGTAGACCTCCTGGATGTCGGCCTCCTGCACGCCTTTCGACTTGAGGAACGCGCGCAGGATCTTGTTGGTCGTGCGCGGGTACACATAGTCGGTGCCCAGCAGGAAGTAGCGCTTGGCGCCGCCGCCTTCCGCGCTCATCAGATATTCGGTTGCGGGAATCGCCTGCTGATTCGGCGCTGCACCCGTGTAGAACACGTTGCGCGACATTTCTTCGCCTTCGTACTGCACCGGATAGAACAGCAGGCCGTTCAGTTCCTCGAACACCGGCAGCACCGACTTGCGCGACACCGAGGTCCAGCAGCCGAACACCACGGCGCACTTTTCCTGCGTGATCAGTTGACGCGCCTTTTCGGCGAACAGCGGCCAGTTCGACGCCGGGTCCACTACCACTGGCTGAATCTGACGGCCCATCACGCCACCGCTCTTGTTGATCTCCGCGATGGTCATCAACGCGGTGTCTTTCAGCGACGTTTCGGAAATAGCCATCGTGCCCGACAGCGAATGCAGAATCCCGACCTTGATCGGACCGCTGTCCTGCGCGTTCGCAAACGGCACTTGACCCGCCAGCGCCAGCGCGCCCGACATCGAACCGAACTTCAACAGACTGCGACGTTTCATGTGCTTCCCCTTGCCATTTGATGGTGACTGTTTATGGGCGTCGATTTCAGCCAGCAGGGCTTATCCCGCATGACTTGCCGCTTGTGTACTGCAAATGACATGCCATGCAGTAATTTCGACCCGATCTGCGCGTTCTGCGTGCTGCGGCGCGGGTGGCGCGTCGGCAAGTTATGCGTAATGTGGCGCAAGGCTGGTGCATGCCCGACAGTCGCGCCTCGTTGAGGTGCGTTTCGCGCCGCGACGAAGCGCGGCTATCCGCCAGCGGTCTGCGCCGGTGCATGGCCGCGTTCACTTTGTGCATGGGTGGTGCTTTGCCTGGACTGGAAGGCCGCTCACTTCACGCGAGGAGACACGACATGAGCGAGCGCGTGGGCGTCAGTCCATCGCGGATGGCGACGGTGTTCGAAAACGTGACTCACACCGCTCGTTGCACACGACAGGCATTTGACTATGCGGACTTGAGCGACCGGTTTGATCGCGCGGAAAAAAGGCCGGCTGCTTTGCAGCGCCGGCCTTTTGTTTTGACATGGTGTCGGTGCGTCTTTTCAGACTATTTGAATGCCACGAACGGCCCGGTCTGCGTACCCGCCCTGGCGCCGCTCAACACCGTGTACACGTCGCGGCCGAAGAAGAACGGCAGGCCCCAGAGGAAGCCGCCGTAATAGGGCGCGGCGAGGCTGTCGTAGGCGGCGTAACCGTTCGCCTGCAAGTTGAAGCCATGGCTGACCCTGAACGGCACCGTCGCCGACGAGCCGGTCCCGCTCGATGCACTCAGAATCGCCGACAGGTTGAGTGTCGTGGCCGGAATATACAGGCCGTTGCTTTGAGGAATCGTCGAGTCGGGGAAGTAGTAGACGTTGGTCCCGCTGTCGAGCCAGCCTTGCAGCGAGCTGCCGTTGTAGCTCGTGGTGAAGTTGCCGTTTGCATTCAGTTGCAGCACGGTGGCGCTCGACGGCAGCGCGTTGTTCTGCCGCGTGCCGACGCCGAAGATCAGTTCGCCCGTGGCGCTTGCCTGGCCTCCAGCCGGTAACGCGGGCAGACGGATGATCGTGCCGTTGTTGTCCGACGTGAAGTTGGCGACCGGATTCATCACCTGCGTGTCGAGCGGAACGCGTGTTCCCGTGCACGACGTCGAGGAGGTGCAGTAGTAGTACGCGGCCGGCAGCGGCGTCAGTGCCGCTGCGGGGGTATCGCGCGCCAACGGGCCGATGCCCAGCACACCGTTCGCACCGAGAGCGGCCACGGTGTTGAGATCCGAACCGCCGCGTTGCAGGCAATCCGATGGTGTCGCGTACTTGCCGTCGGCGATCACCTGGATCGGCATGTTGCCCGAGGTCTTGCCGCCGATCGTCACGTCCGCACGCCGGATGGATCCCCATGTATAGCCGGAGCCGAACGTCGCGCATTGGGCGATCGGCGCGCTGTCCGTGGGGTCGTCGGTGGCGCCGGTTTGCGCCGGCAGGCTGCTGGCCAAAGCCGCGCCCAGTGCGCTGCTGTTCACGCGCACGCCGACGGAGCCCGTGTCGAGCTGCATGTGATCGACCGTCGCGCATTGCGTGCCGCCCTGTCCTCCGGGGATGCATATCGTGACGGTGACGTACGGTATGTTCGGAAAGTTGCCGGTCCAGCGTTCGACGGTGATGGGGGTGGTGTTGGTTGTGGGGGTTGGTGTGGGGGGCGGCGTTGGAGTCGGAGTCGGAGTCGGAGTGGGAGTGGGAGTCGAAGCCGAAGCCGAAGCCGAAGCCGAAGCCGAAGCCGAAGCCGAAGCCGAAGCCGAAGTCGAAGTCGAAGTCGAAGTCGAAGTCGAAGTCGAAGTCGAAGTCGAAGTCGAAGTCGAAGTCGAAGTCGAAGTCGAAGTTGGCGTTGGAGTCGGGGTCGGTGTCGGTGTCGGTGTCGGTGTCGGCGCAGGCGTATTCACTTCCCCCACTTGCCCATCATCGTTATTCGCCGCATTCCCGCCGTTGTCATCGCTGCCACCGCCGCCACACGCCGACAGTGCCACGCCAGCCGTCAGGAGCGCGCAGTAAAGGCTCCTGTTCAGAGTCTTCATGGTGTTTGTGCTGAGTGAGTCCACGCGCCGCTTCATTGCAGATCCTTGACTTGAACGTTGGCGGGAACGAGGCGCGGCAAATACGCCTTGCCGAAGAAGTACCCGGCATGACCTGCCGACTCGATATGGAAATCGCCGTCATGCCGGACTAGCGGACCGGTGCCGCGCGGGCGTCCGCCGTTTGAATTCGCGAAGTTGGGAAAGTAGCTGCCGAGCAGCGCGGTCATGTCCGGGCGCACCGGGCCTTGCCAGCTGACCGCAAACACGACGTTGCTGGGAAGCACGTATTCGCGGATCGTCACGCCGTCGCTGCCGGTTGCCTCGCGCACCGTGTAGGACGCAGCCGCCGTTGCCGCAGCAGGCTGGAGTAGCGACCGCGCCACGGCGGCCGCATGTGTATTCGCGCCTGGCGCG from the Paraburkholderia fungorum genome contains:
- the urtA gene encoding urea ABC transporter substrate-binding protein; amino-acid sequence: MKRRSLLKFGSMSGALALAGQVPFANAQDSGPIKVGILHSLSGTMAISETSLKDTALMTIAEINKSGGVMGRQIQPVVVDPASNWPLFAEKARQLITQEKCAVVFGCWTSVSRKSVLPVFEELNGLLFYPVQYEGEEMSRNVFYTGAAPNQQAIPATEYLMSAEGGGAKRYFLLGTDYVYPRTTNKILRAFLKSKGVQEADIQEVYTPFGHSDYQTIVANIKTFSQGGKTAVISTVNGDSNVPFYKELGNQGLKASDVPVVAFSVGEEELRGIDTKPLVGNLAAWNYFMSVRNPENTKFKAMFAKWVKDNNLPGGDKRVTNDPMEATFVGIHMWKQAVEKAKSADVDKVRVAMIGQTFAAPSGFTLTMDGNHHLHKPVMIGEVRADGQFNVVWRTKTAVRAQPWSPFIAGNSSKPDVVSSIPSFLKRTRSRIV
- a CDS encoding DUF2844 domain-containing protein; the encoded protein is MRLVKIALALTALCPLASHAMLGSAPGANTHAAAVARSLLQPAAATAAASYTVREATGSDGVTIREYVLPSNVVFAVSWQGPVRPDMTALLGSYFPNFANSNGGRPRGTGPLVRHDGDFHIESAGHAGYFFGKAYLPRLVPANVQVKDLQ
- the urtB gene encoding urea ABC transporter permease subunit UrtB produces the protein MAFSILTSARRTVRRFARRSIGSAAIVLLAGSPLAAFALTPADVAPLASDDFDAKSAAIDKLIANHDKESLAVLKALSEDSALATDSGAVLLQDGDTAKDAVTGKTVAAGDAQPVTLNNLLRSKVSGALSGLQLDSPDAATRAAAIASLLQNPDPSIKPLVDAARAKETDPALKKRLDTLWAMTALHDADPAKRLEAVQLVSARHDLDMNELLRPLVAKKPDGTFNEADDRVRAAAQSGIDELDAIQRRSQIAGTLFAGLSLGSVLLLAALGLAITYGLIGVINMAHGEFLMIGAYATYVVQNLFQRFAPGAFDWYPLLAVPASFAAAGLVGIVLERLVLKHLYGRPLETLLTTFGVSLILIQATRMLFGAQNVQVINPSWMSGGVTVLPNLILPYNRLAILAFSLIVVGIAWAVLTKTRLGLFVRAVTQNRRMAACVGVKTARVDSYAFAFGAGIAGLGGCALSQIGNVGPDLGQSYIIDSFMAVVLGGVGQLAGTVIGGFGLGLVSKAIEPFWGAVLAKIAVLVLIVLFIQKRPQGMFALKGRSAEA